The Rhododendron vialii isolate Sample 1 chromosome 1a, ASM3025357v1 region GGGGAACCGTAGCCCGGCCTCGCAGATGGCCATTAGGGGCACGGTTATGTGCTCGGGACGGTGATCCCTGTGGTCCTTTATATCGGTGCTTTTGACTCTGTGAATCAGAACGTCGTCGGGAATGTCGAACTTCCTACGGAACGCTGCATACTCTCCCGGATCGCCACTAAAGTAGTGGGCATAAGGGCATAACAGTCCCTTGTCAAAGAGGTCAGCATCGCTCGGCGCCGACGTTGAAGCCTCGGTTCCTGACATAAGCCTAGATTTGGCCTCTTGTCCCACGAGTGGCTCGGTCTCAGATTGGGTGTCTGAAGAGAAACTAATCTCCGGCTCTGTAATAAATCCATCTGCAGCATACTCGTAGTTGCGCTCGGCGTTAGAGTCGTCTGTCACTGGAGAAGTTGCCGACATCCTTGTTGAAGAAGATACAACCGCTCGGCTATTCCTCAACCTACGCCACTCGATAAGTTCGCTGAGGAATTGACGATCGGATTCGGTTTCCGAGCAATCCGAGTCTGATgacacgtcgatgacctcgtgagccagacctaggaaaagaacaaaggggtatTAAGCTAGAGAAATCTGCGTCGGCAAAGAAGATCGTGTGGAAGTACGGTTCAtcttatcggctcacgagtcaTATTCTAACCTATAGTGGGCTCGGTACTCCTACAAAGACTCTCCTACGTTCGGCAAAATAAGAGGGTTGGGGAACGTTCGGTAATTTATCCCTAATAAATAAATCGTTCGGCTGAGCCCCAGATGTCCTatgggggctcggaagaacaggatGAGTTCAGGGATGAACATCATCGTTCTCCCCAGAAATCCACTAttcatacagtacaaaaaactcaaaaatcatcccaaaaacccagaaaataagcATAAAAAGCGAGAGAAAGACTAAAACGACAAGAATCGATgacatacctgaagatttcaGTTGATTTGGGGCTTGAAGTTGAGGATTTGGATTCAAGCTGAGCTCTGGAACGGAAATGAAGAGAAAGAAGGTCCAagcgctagagagagaaagtgcaggagaactttctctctcctccttcaccgGTATTTATAAGCAGAGCAGGCcttttcgaatttcccgcccatcatttcacCGCCGAACCCCTCGCCAACCTCTACGTGACACGTGGCAACTGAAGCCCTTGCCCATGGCAGCCGTCCCCTCGTCTGCCCAGATGTCCTTTCAACTGACGCACCCGTTCGAATACTCGACAGCTGTTACCCAATCTGGGGCTCGGATTTTTCTGCCGAAGGTTCAAGCTCGGCCAAGTTTTGAATCAACCCATACCGAGTGAAAAGCTTCGGCAtggttgaggggctattgtagcaggccgagcagaaTGGCTCGTtccattccgagcgtgatctagTAACCGTGGCCGAGGGTTCCTTTTGCCGAGGGTTCCTCTAATTACATCTTCTTTAATACTCCATTCCCTACACCTGCTCGGGAAGGAGGATACGATCGTTTCGATAGCCgccgaaggtcccacaacatgctcggtgccgagcatggcttggccgacgGTCCAGCTCATCCGCGTCAGAACAGCATtcatggctatgatgatggtcgtgatgtcatccgaacggttatgagaacaatgatggtggcacgtgaaggtgccagctcatcatgaaaacggttgcaaaaccctaaacgtgatgcaacagtgacatcagccgacgcgtgtcgagcgttggtgcaatcttggagtccaagcgaagggtttcctataaatatcccattatgccttcttggatAGGTACgcaaaaagaaaaccctagctcccaatctctaactcttccttgcaagaaaactgactcttgcaccggagggccatcccagagaacctccggtgtggtctcttagtcgtgctcgttttgcaggactgggCGAAGGAGATAAGAGCAAGCCCCAAACCACCATTCAAAAAGGACGAACCACCCAAAATGGAGCCCCACAGTGACTGCTTGTTGGTTCATGAGAGCAAGGGTCGAGATTGCATGGGACCCACATTTGCAAGCAGATCAAACGGTTGTAGAGAGATTGATCATTGCTAGCcgccctcccccccccccccccccaaacaatttctactggtagaattttttttgaggggAGGGGATTTGAATTTCGTTCTTCTGACTTCATGATTGCAAATACCTCCCGCCACTCTTTTAgctctctttcattttcttagttGTTTGGTTCTTATATGTTTGATTTTATGTTGGGAAATTTTAATTGTGAAGTGGGGTTGTTTAAATGAATAATGGAAGTGGGTTTGCAGCATTTGCTCCATAGGACTGGGGTTATGCCATTTTTGCTATTGAGGCTTTGTTAAGTCGGGTTTGGGTTGGAAGGACTGAAAGGCTGATAGCACATGTAGTAGGGCATTTTGGTACACTTACATTATATTTTGGAAGGAAATTTGCTGCCAATTTGTTTGCTAcactttttgtttagttttgagAAATAATTTAACTGTCTCACTTTAAATGAAAGTTTAGGGAGTGTAAGTATATAAtaatgaagtacaaagtacaagggTTATATCTTAAAATTCATACCGCTTGATTCTAGGATCATCCTCAGGGATGTTCTACTTGACATTGTCTGTAATATTGGCACCAACATCAGCAGCTTTTGGATGAATACCTCCACTTCCTCTGCCAAAAACAGGACCATAGAAAACCCATATAGGCCGAAACCAGTTACAGATTCAAAGAGGCCTTCCTTTCAGAAGTGAGATCACCACCGGGCTTAAAGAAGATGGAAATACCTCCTAAGTGCAGCCATGATCTTATATACAATAACACCACCACATGTACTCTTACCTTTTTTGGAGTGAAAATTCTTCTCTCCAATGGAAATTCACCCACTCTTTTTCAAATCTCACAATAAAATTTGAACAATCTGTACAAGAAAGAGCTGTTATTGACACTTACCGCTTCCAATCATCACCGTACTACATATGAGCAAAACCAAAGACCATTTGCAGCAAGAAGGAAACCCACAACTGCACCGGAATAAAGACGCCTTGCAGCAAGAAGGAAACCCACAACTGCACTAGATTAAAGACGCCTTGACAAGAGACTTCCCAACACCCTTTCTTGCCTCTAAGGTGGTTCTGGAATTTGAGCTGGGAACCTCTGAAGTGACGGCACCACTCAAGAAAGATATAGTGCTGAAGACAGCACTGGAAAGAGCAGGCTTGCACATTCTGGTGCTGTCATAAGTACAAGGCTAACTGTCTGTGCTGAATCCATCTACAAACCATGGAAAACGATGATTAATGCGGGAAAAGCAACCATGAAAACAACTTCTTACAAGGGCATGTCTTGAATCACAGGATAAAGGCATGAACATTGAGGAATCTGCACTGACAAGTTAAAAGATAGTAACATTTGGGAAGAAACAAAATGAGAACATTAAGTTTGGAAGTATTGAATCCTGTCTCTCTTCCTCTTGTTGCAAAGTATTACTCAAGAAAATCGTCTTACAAAGAAGCATAACTCCGCTTCTCATAAGTGCAGCAGTGCAAATACAGAACATAATCTGGTAatgaaataccaaaaaaaaaagacttaacTGTAACAACTTGATCAGTCATAACAACTTCATCACACGCGCTACATGTTTAGTCTAGATCAACGATGGCACCAGAAATTTTTCTCACATACACATTAAAAAGCTTCAAAGTTCAAATGTTACAACATACGTATTAAATCTAGCTTATCAATATTATGTAAACTTGTAATTCAAGAATGGTTATGGGGGAAGTTAGCATTATTTGTTGGTATATCTATCAGGAATAAATACACTTTTAGAACAAATTTTTCTCCTATACATAAGTTCAAACACACACTTCTCGATTTTCTCTCGACAAgtttcatctttcaaaatcgTAGCATAACAGCTTGATTATAATATGTCGAAGCAACAATTATGTGCTAGTAATTTGTAATTCCTAGTGACTGGGCAAATACAATATTGGCCTAAAGTTGATACAGTACCAATGAAGACTTCTTCTACATTCTTGGCGAGGTGACCAAAATTaatgtttcattttttctcAGTAAACCAATAAGCTCAATTTGGTGTTCATTGCACCCCTAAATATGTAATTCCATTGCCGTAAAAAATGTAGTAGAATCATGAACAGTGTTTgcatcattttaatttttacaatCTCTGTTCGTACATATATGCAGATATCATGTGGTACATGTGCAGTGGGTCGATGATGTAGCGAAATCAGTTGAACTAACATGCCAAAGGGGAAGTTAACAAACCTGGGCCATTAGCTGCTTGGGTCAAACGACGAATCTATTGTCTAGCCAGACTTCAGGAATGTGTGCAATGGAGCGCCAATATTGGCCTTTACCCTTTTCGCATTGTCGTTTCAGTATCGGACATTCTTTGATCCACAAATACAAAAGCGAGGGAGGCAGCCCTTGCTCCGGAAACGATGCGAGCTTGGGGCAGCGACCGATGTACAATTTCGAAAGCGAGGGAGGCAGTCTTAGCTCTGAAATGGACGTGAGCTTGGGGCAGTTTCTGATTTCAAGTCGTTCAAGAGAGACTAGAATTTCCAAGTCCTTGAAAGATAGCTTCTCCAGATTTGGGAAGCTCTGGATGTCCAGAACGACCAGAGAGGAGGGAAACGACAACATCCCATCTTCTGGAAAGCTCACCCCATCACAATTCTCAAGGGAGAGTTCTCTGAGAGAGTACAATCGGTGCAAGCCACACAGCTTACCGATGTCGACATCGTAGATGGTAAGTTCAGTGAGGTTGGTAAAGTTGGAGGAACTTCCTTCATCCAGAATGTGGGAGAGGAGTCCTGTACCCGCAGGAAAACCACCTACGGACAGCTCTTCAACAGAAGCGAGGCGGTTGTTGTTGTACGCGTGGTTTGGAAGGGGCTCGAGTTTCTCGCAGTTAAATATATCAAAATACCTGAAATTGGTTGTGGGAAACCATCCTTCCGGAAGGGACTCCAGATTACCACACCCATATATCACCAGTCGACTGAGATTCTTGAGACCATTATTATTTTGCATGACATCTGGTAGGGTTTTGAGGCGCTCACAATATAAGATCTGAACAGATTCAAGAGACGGACAATTGATCTTAATCCCCTCGTCTGCTATTAGCGACTTTAGCTCTGCACAACTATGAACCTCCAGTTTTTTGAGAGCGGGCAGGAGCCCACTTCCGGAACTTAAGTACGGCAGGGATGGACAGGAATCAATATACAGCTTCTCAAGATTATTCAGCAACGTCAAATCAGGTAGGGACGCCAGCTCATCACAGTCAATAATCTGCAGCTTTTTCAGCGTAGACGGCAAGACAGGGAAAGAGATGAGGCGTGGACACTGGGAGATGGAAAGCTCTTGAAGAGATTTGAGGTTatctccttcttctccttctgcaAACAAGGAAATAAGTTGGGAGCAACCTTGAATAGTGAGACGTCGGAGGGCAGGGAGACGGTTTTGTAGTCTCACCTCATCCTCCCACAATGCTGTGAGTTCTTCGAAACCGTGGAGAGATAATTCTTGGATTCCCGTCAGCCCTTGAAAAATCCAACTGGGTAGGCATGTGTGACCccaaatattttccattttgagGGAAGTTAGCGAGCTCAAGAGGCTATGGCTTGAGTTTTTGAGTACTACTTGATCACCAACTTCTGAACTACCCAAGGATTCGGCAATCAAAACATCTTTTAGACGCAAGGACACGAGTGAGTCAAAGTGAAGCGTATTCCACACATCATTCAGCTTTGAAGGGCTTGGGATCCATGCAACCACCAACACCGGGCACTCCTCCACATCCAATTTTCTTAGCCGAGGAAGATTTCTTGGCAACTCGTGTGAAAGCTTGGGACATCTTTCAATGGAGAGCTCTGATAGGCGAGCAAATGCTTGAGCTCCCTCCTCGACTCCAAAAGGAGTCCACTCATTCCATTCGGGCATGTCTTTGAAGGTTAAAATCTCCAAAGCTGGGAAAGGATTTGAGCGACCCAAGCCATAAAACTCAAGTCCAACATTACCTACTGCCTTCATTCCTTGAATGTAGAGCTTTGCAAGCGAGGGTAACTGCCCCAAAGGTGGCAAGGAAGTGCATTTTTCACAATTTTGGAACTTCAAGCAGACAATGTTGGAGAACAAAGAATTCCCAATCCAATTTGGGAATGTGAAGCCACCGTAACCATTAATGGAAAGCTCTTTTAAGTTCTTGTGAGGCTCTAGCATATCAAGCACTTGTGATTCAACATTTTCATTGTGAGAATTATCCGAGATGTTACTCCACTCCATCCTTAGCACATTTAAACCTTGTTTATCCTTCAAGTTGGCCCTCCTTGCATCTGGAGCATTTGTCACAGTCTCCAACCCTGATATGCTAAGTGTCCCTCTAAGATGAATCAAGCTGCCCAGCTCAGTTATCATGGACCCGTTGCCATTGCCAACAATGAAATTTGATAAAGTTTGGAGACTTttcaattttccaatttttggtGGCATTTCTTGTAAGGAATCTGCACCAGTAACATCGAGATGACGCAAACTAATCAAGTCACTAGTGTTTGCAGGCAAATTCTTAAGATTTttacaatctctcaaaattagcGTTTGTAGGTTGTAGAGAGTGCCTATTAATTCTGGTAACATTAAAACCAAGGCACATGAAAGGTCAAGGTACCTCACATGCTTCAAATCCCCAATCGAATTGGAAAGTTCACCTATTAGATATCTTCGCAAACTAAGCACACGTAAACGTTTGAGACCCGGTAACAGACGAAGGGGAACATTGCTAGTCAAGTAGGACTTTTCTTGATATCTAGACCCACATGGTAAAAAAGTTCGCAAATTTTTGGCTTTGTGAAAGGCCTCAAACTTCTTTATGCCATCACGATACCCACATGAGTAGGATGAATGTCGAGCCTTGCTGATACTTTCATCTCGTTCACTCTCTTTCAGCTTTTCAATTTCCTCCAGCCTAAAACaagtttttcttgcaaaaaactGAGCCAAATCATTGATGAGGTCATGCATAACAAATAGTTCACCACTACTTGATCGTTGAAAAAATGACCTTGATAACAATTCATGGAAGTACTCACAACCAAGATCTTCCATTTGCCTTTCCCCTGTTTGCTTCGGAACTAAGCCTTCTGCCATCCACAAGAAAACTATTTCCTCCTCCTCAAATTCGTAATCCTTGGgcaaaatggaacaatatgcAAAACACTTCTTCAAATGCGAAGGGAGGTGATAGTAACTTAATCTCAAAGCTGGAAGAATGTGACTTTCCTCTTCTGATAACTCccatattttactttttaatacTCCTTTCCATTCATCATCGGTCAACTTGCACCGTAGAAGGCCACCAAGTGTCCTAGCTGCCAAAGGCAAACCTTTacattttttcataatttcctTACCAATTGAAACCAAATTTTGATTTGCATCCATACTTCTACCCTCAAATGCATGTTGTGCAAACACTAACCAACACTCATCCTCGGATAGTTCCTTTAGGGAGTGATATTTATTGGGTCCAGCCATTGTAAATGCAACATCACTATTGCGTGTTGTTACAATGACTTTACTTCCCGGGGCCCATCATTGAAAGGACTCTTTAAACTACTCCAGTCACCATGGTTTTTGTTCCACACATCATCAAGAACAATCAAGAACTTTTTCCCGGCCAAAGCCTTTTGTAGCTCAACTTGCACTTGAGCCAAGGCTTTAAACTCGCAGGTCTTGGAAGTGACAAACTCAAGAATCGCTTTTGTCACTCCAACAATGTCAAACACTTCTGATACACAGACCCATGCTTTCATCTCAAAATGCTTGTCTACCATCTCATCTTTATAGACCATCTGAGCAAGGGTGGTCTTGCCGACCCCACCCATACCCACAATCGGGACTACACCAACTTTGTTATCACCAGACTGTTCACTCATGAGCAACTCTATTATCGCATTTTTATCATTATCCCTACCATACAAACAAGGCTCAATTATCAAAGGCGAAGTGGGTTGTCTTTGTGAAGCTTGACCACACCACCCTGCAGCAATGTTTTTCAAGCCAAGCCCCATTCTCCGATTAAAAAGGTCTTGCAACCTTGTAGTGATCTCGTTCATCTCGGACCTCATTCTAAAATCAGACACTAGCATGCTTGGATTAAAACTTGTGCAGCAATTAGGTATGAGTGCACGTACCGTGCTAGTGCTAGCTCGATGCTCTTCCTTCACCTTCCGTCGCAAAGCTTCGGTAGCGAACTCATCCAGTAAGTCATCCATATCATAACTCAAGTCTTCAAGATCAGAGAGCCACAAATTAACACCCAGATCCGTGATTTGTTTCTCCTCAGCATCCGCAACCACCGCCTGAACTTGTGCCAACATGCTGCTCCATTTCGTCAGCTGAGTACCAATCCGCTCCGTACGTGCAAAGTTCCACAGATCGCCGGATGCTAACCTATCAACTAGCACGTTAACGAAAGCACCAAGGAATATTTCGGCCATTTTTTTTGCTCTGTGGAAAATGAAGTTGTGTTGCACAGAGAAAACCAAAGGGTGATACGCGTGAATGCTGATTGATATTCACCAAAGTTTTGCTAGTTGGAAACTGGAGGCTGATGAGTGTGGGCCCCCCAAGAGGAATCTGCTTTTTTTCTTCATCATTGACTCATTGTTCATTTACTGTACTTGAATTATCAAGATCAACTAATCTAATTGACATCATACATGTACTGATGTACACATTTAAAGCCCATTTAGATTGTGAGGAAGTGTGTAATAAGAAATGGGAATACGAAAATCAATCAAgaaatatcatttttgtaattttctctcttcatttGTAACTTCACacgctaaaaataaaaattggagtGATTAATTtagaaagtgcaaaaatcactatTACTTGGCAAAACTCTACATGAATATAATGGAGGGCCCTTCtccttgaaaattttctcatgGGAGAGAGAAAGTCAATAATGGAGTCTCCAATGTTAATTGAGAAGAATAATCTGAATGTACCCCTACACAAGGAAGGACTTTCGGGCGGATGAGTTTGTACGGTCGTTTTTCTACAGTTTTCTAGAATTATATGTAGGAGTAGAAGTTAATTTTTTCGCCACCGGCCAATAGGTTTTGTTTTAAAGTTCAgacacttgtcacttgaccaactaatttttattttgaaaaacatcAATAATCATCGTGCATCAATAAAAACTTTGACACGAAGCTCAATTTCTTCAATTTCCTCATCCAGTTATAGGGGTAAATTAGCCCCAAAGTATCAACGAAGTGCCATTTTGGTCTCCAGTATAAAAATTGTTGATCGGGGCATTGGGAAGAAAATTGGCACTGCTAATACTTTGAGGAACATCGATAAAATGACACTTCAATAAGCCCTACCATTGTTGTAAATAAATTATCTATTGTAGACATTGTTAACTTTGGTTTCTGAAaaccactttctctctcttagcACAGTCCTCAATAAGaattttttccaattattactgtCACTTATCTATCTAtatctcttcacttattattcCAAAGAAGTAAAATGAAATTAATGTAATCAATTTTAGGGTCACTAAGGAAGTTCAAGTTGACTAAGTGcaataaaagtaaaagaaaacaatttgattttgacactccacttttaGCCATTGGTactctactttttttttcgtatttgaaATTATAACAATATCCTTCTATATGTGAGAAAGTGGATGAGTACTAACAAAATAAAGGGTAGCTTGGTAATTTCATTGCATATGTGGTGCGATGACCGTCCGTCCACCGCACGTCTATTGGAGTCCACtttggaccccacaaaaatacagaaaaatattcataaattttaaaataatattttatggggccctgtaaaaaattagtttcaatggatatcggtagatatgttttttgaatttatagaggCAAAAACTGCGAAATTGAGCAGTTTCActcctataaattcaaaaaacatacctaccgatgtccgttggagctgattttttataaggccccatgaaatattattttgaaatttatgaatatttttctgtatttttataGAGCCCGAAATAGCCCAATAAACATGCAGTGAATCGGTCACCACATCCCATGCGGTGTACCTACTTTCTGATTGCGAAAATAACTTTTGAGAAAGGAAATTGATTCATCCttttttcctagaaaaatactaggggtgtcaaatgagCGGGTTTGGATCAAAATGGGTAAGTagcaagtgggttgggtctttaatgggtcattgacccatttagacccattaattatgagtctaattacccatacccaacccaacccatttatttaaaagcaaacccgacccgcccattaacccaattacatactatatactaaaatgactaaaatacatatgtacactaaaatgaccatattacccctgtaaatttaaaagactaaaataccatgtacactaaagttaccatactatccctctactacaaaatgaccaaattacccctgtaCACTTAATTACCATATTTGTCACTCTTAATTACCGAATCGCAACGTATTTAAGTggcttataatttttttttgtctttattcaaatatttttcgcatttgttagttttttgtcaaatttttgagaattattgctttgtcatgacgagaagaatctaaaaagtaaaaaattacgatcgaaattcatatttttttgaataaagatgaaaaaattggcttatttttgtcttcattcaatttttttttactttttaggtttcgatcataattttttactttttagattcctcctgTCGTgtcgaagcaataatccacaaaaaattaatgaaaaagaaacaaatgcgaaaaaaattgaataaggataaaaaaaacaaaccacaaaCAAAGCCAACTTTCCATTCATGATAAGTTGAATTTTCTATTCGATCAGAATCAAAACTAGCCCGTTGcaagaaaaattgaattttttttgtctttgttcaattttttttcttatttgatagttttgcgtcaaacttttgtgacttagtgATTGGTCTCGttgagaaaaatcgaaaaagtaaaaaattatgatcgaaactcataaatttttaatccaaatcctaTGCGGGACTAAATACCACGAGAGAAACTTAATTCACAGCGGAGCCGTGAATACGCGCAATTTCACTagtccattcgcgcaatcaatggatgagatgtgttttcaatttggacttgtcaaaaataattgttaccggtcataattgatttttaatatcgttcaaaatatttttggacgcgaGTGATTTAACACAGAAGAATTGAATAAACGCTACAGAGAGAGAATCATTTCATTCTTGGACAATGGAGTATGTGCAttaagaaatggagagagagagagagagagtcatttcATTCTTGGACAATGGAGTATGTGCAGAAGAAATGGATTCCGTCGGGGGACTTCTGCCGTtcagctttattttttttgatgggTTACTTTCATGACCCATTgagtcatttaagttgacccaattaatgcccaattaAGATCCAATaaataatgggttagttgggtttcGATCCATttttacccaactaataaataggttgggttgggtctattttttagttaaTGGGTATGAATTTGTTAATgagtctgggttcaatttgccacccctaaaaAATACcaatgaaagagaaagaggcCACTAGCAAGCAAGACTCCACACATGGTAGGAAAAGGAGAATACGCAGGTCCACGAGAGATTGGTGGTTGTGGGGTCTTGCATGGCCCTCCTCCTTGAAATTTCtctcaatggagagagagagtataatgcaatgaaaaaaagaataatggaGGGCCCTCCTCCTTGAAATTTCTCTCAGGGCCTCTTTGAAAATTTCAGAAAAGaaggaaggaggagagagaagaaaataattttttatcattACCTGGTGAATAGTTGTTAGGTAGAAATAACTAACAACcgttcaaaaaggaaaaattgagtCATGTTTGCAGAAGCTGCTGCAAAGTTATTTTGGTGCCTTAATGAGGTAAAATAGCTACAAATGTTAGTTTTGCTAagctgataaacttgctcttataTTCAAAGTTTCAAACCAAACCTCTTCCAAATTCACGGCACGTGAAATGGGACTTGGGATGTTGGACGGAAGGATTGTGCTGCGCAGTGTGTTGTACATGGTAAATCGCCTCCGCTCCAGTCTTGTTctgatgatcgaaaacgttcacttcgtagaacttgtcgagtagaacaagtatatgaaaaatcagctcgatcggatatcattaagtacctcatccgaacattattatcttgaaattattaagtgtaccaaaaaacaGTGGATTTTTATAGACCACTAAGCAAAGTGTTTAACCATTAGCCCATACTAGTAGTAGATAAGACTAG contains the following coding sequences:
- the LOC131326931 gene encoding pyrophosphate-energized vacuolar membrane proton pump-like; protein product: MCKPALSSAVFSTISFLSGAVTSEVPSSNSRTTLEARKGVGKSLVKASLIYCGFPSCCKWSLVLLICSTVMIGSGGISIFFKPGGDLTSERKASLNLGSGGIHPKAADVGANITDNVK